One part of the Humulus lupulus chromosome 9, drHumLupu1.1, whole genome shotgun sequence genome encodes these proteins:
- the LOC133799926 gene encoding uncharacterized protein LOC133799926, protein MGKKGLKYVTVAVDYFTKWVEAEPLPTITSKKALEFVIKNIFFYYELPRKIVSYNSLHFDSEVIVDFYQRHTVLKGFSSMAHQQENVQVEGVNKTLKATMKKRLEQEKGTSPEELPKELWSYRTTARTSTSHSLWLMESLDLVEELRESSQTFEL, encoded by the exons ATGGGAAAAAAAGGATTGAAGTATGTAACAGTGGCGGtggactactttacgaagtgggttgaggctgagCCACTCCCTACAATCACTTCTAAGAAGGCATTAGAATTCGTTATCAAGAACATCTTTTTCTACTATGAGCTGCCGAGGAAAATAGTCTCTTACAACAGCCTGCATTTTGACAGTGAGGTAATCGTAGACTTCTATCAGCGGCACACCGTTTTGAAGGGCTTTTCCTCTATGGCCCACCAACAGGAAAACGTTCAAGTGGAAGGAGTCAACAAGACGCTCAAAgccaccatgaagaaaaggcttgaacaggAAAAAGGCACTTCGCCCGAGGAGCTACCTAAGGAATTGTGGAGCTACCGTACCACTGCCAGGACCTCCACTAGCCATTCTCtatggcttatgg AATCcctggaccttgtggaggagctccgTGAAAGTAGCCAGACATTTGAACTCTAA